A genome region from Setaria italica strain Yugu1 chromosome III, Setaria_italica_v2.0, whole genome shotgun sequence includes the following:
- the LOC111256761 gene encoding testis-specific gene A8 protein-like, with amino-acid sequence MHDHVADGGRDRLWVEPHVEDDLQPPRHHRSRSSPSTAMLLGVGSGGPAQPSGGNRLSSLLFLCKPVDLSSRAPLGAACAIPRLPCALPAPRASARSMAGFLPASPAAAVAAADAAPQETAADAAGLDAARAQRQATRNAALARAIAAEATAATAAWDRDDAEARIREALALAAAACQEANPASDDNSSSTTTPTTTWTPAAPC; translated from the exons ATGCACGACCATGTAGCTGATGGCGGCCGCGATAGACTCTGGGTTGAGCCGCACGTCGAGGACGACCTCCAGCCTCCGCGCCACCATCGCTCTCGCTCTTCTCCATCGACTGCTATGCTCCTCGGCGTCGGCAGCGGGGGGCCAGCGCAGCCGTCAGGAGGCAACCGGCTGTCGTCGCTGCTGTTCCTCTGCAAGCCCGTCGACCTGTCGTCACG CGCGCCTCTCGGCGCTGCCTGCGCGATCCCGCGCCTCCCCTGCGCGCTCCCCGCGCCCCGCGCCTCCGCGCGATCAATGGCCGGCTTCTTGCCCGCCTCTCCCGCTGCTGCCGTGGCCGCTGCCGATGCCGCGCCCCAGGAGACCGCTGCCGACGCTGCAGGCCTGGACGCCGCTCGCGCCCAGCGTCAGGCCACGCGCAACGCCGCCCTAGCCCGTGCCATAGCCGCCGAGGCCACGGCCGCCACTGCCGCTTGGGACCGCGACGACGCTGAGGCTCGCATCCGCGAGGCCCTGGCGCTCGCTGCCGCAGCCTGCCAGGAGGCCAACCCGGCTTCCGATGACAACTCCTCGTCCACAACGACGCCGACGACAACCTGGACGCCCGCCGCGCCCTGCTGA
- the LOC101776192 gene encoding phospholipase A1-Ialpha2, chloroplastic, whose protein sequence is MAAAAKLAVAPGAPTTTTRHRACAPLAVSSATPVTVSLSSMTHKKEATSAATAVVKKETATPTVGGPAKATLTQPLACMWQEVHGADDWRGMVEPLHPLLRTEIVRYGELVAACYRAFDLDPRSKRYLNCKHGKRQMLQAVGMDGAGYALTKYIYAAPDVALPMGVGRSCGKSRWIGYVAVASDREAARLGRRDILVSFRGTVTSSEWLANFMSALAPARFDPADPRPDVRVESGFLSLYTFDDVSGKFTTGSCRNQLLSEISHLVAKHKNEDISITLAGHSMGSSLALLLGYDLAELGLNSYPNGDTIPVTVFSFAGPRVGNLEFKNRCDELGVKVLRVVNVNDPVTKMPGVLFNESARVLAGRYELPWSKSCYAHVGVEVALDFFDAGDIACVHDLQAYIDQLLTCTNDITVASASTMEEEGMRRRVASMFKSWRWQMAAIHAGELMQALGI, encoded by the coding sequence ATGGCTGCCGCCGCGAAGCTCGCCGTGGCGCCGGGCGCACCGACCACGACGACGCGCCACCGAGCCTGCGCGCCCCTCGCGGTGTCGTCCGCCACTCCCGTGACCGTCAGCCTCAGCAGCATGACGCATAAGAAGGAGGCCacttcggcggcgacggcagtgGTGAAGAAGGAGACCGCGACGCCCACTGTAGGCGGCCCCGCCAAGGCGACGTTAACCCAGCCGCTGGCGTGCATGTGGCAGGAGGTCCATGGCGCCGACGACTGGCGAGGCATGGTGGAGCCGCTCCACCCGCTGCTCCGCACCGAGATCGTCCGCTACGGGGAGCTCGTCGCAGCGTGCTACCGGGCGTTCGACCTGGACCCGCGCTCCAAGCGGTACCTCAACTGCAAACACGGCAAGAGGCAGATGCTGCAGGCGGTCGGCATGGACGGCGCCGGGTACGCGCTGACCAAGTACATCTACGCGGCGCCTGACGTGGCACTTCCCATGGGCGTCGGCCGGTCGTGCGGCAAGAGCCGGTGGATCGGGTACGTCGCCGTCGCGTCGGACAGGGAGGCGGCCCGTCTCGGTCGGCGAGACATCCTTGTCTCCTTCCGCGGGACGGTGACCAGCTCGGAGTGGCTGGCGAACTTCATGAGCGCGCTCGCGCCTGCGCGCTTCGACCCCGCCGACCCTCGCCCGGACGTGAGGGTCGAGTCGGGGTTCCTCTCCCTCTACACCTTCGACGATGTCTCCGGCAAGTTCACCACCGGCAGCTGCCGCAACCAGCTCCTCTCTGAGATCTCCCACCTCGTCGCCAAGCACAAGAACGAGGACATAAGCATCACCCTCGCTGGGCACAGCATGGGGAGCTcgctcgccctcctcctcggctaCGACCTCGCCGAGCTCGGCCTCAACTCCTACCCCAATGGCGACACAATCCCGGTCACCGTATTCTCCTTCGCCGGCCCGCGCGTCGGTAACCTCGAGTTCAAGAACCGATGCGACGAGCTCGGCGTCAAGGTGCTACGAGTCGTGAACGTGAACGACCCAGTGACAAAGATGCCCGGCGTTCTCTTCAACGAGAGCGCTAGGGTTCTAGCAGGGCGGTACGAGCTGCCGTGGAGCAAGTCCTGCTATGCGCACGTCGGCGTAGAGGTTGCCCTCGACTTCTTCGACGCTGGCGACATCGCCTGCGTACACGACCTGCAGGCCTACATCGATCAGCTTCTCACGTGCACCAACGACATCACTGTTGCCTCTGCCTCGACGATGGAAGAAGAAGGTATGCGTCGTAGGGTTGCATCCATGTTCAAATCGTGGAGATGGCAAATGGCAGCGATACACGCTGGTGAGTTGATGCAAGCGCTTGGGATCTGA